The proteins below are encoded in one region of Candidatus Thiodiazotropha sp. LNASS1:
- a CDS encoding DUF502 domain-containing protein, translating into MSFLRRYLVAGLLVWLPLGATFLVINLLVSWMDTSLLLLPEAYRPDNLLGFHIPGLGVLLSLLILLLTGLVAANLFGRKVVSMWEGLLARIPLVRSVYSAVKQMVETMFADKGKSFRKVVLVEFPRRGLWTLAFLTSEEGGAVQQATGRDVVNVYVPTTPNPTGGYFVLVPKEDIRELDMSVDEGLKMLLSMGAVNPGDGLAESEVKP; encoded by the coding sequence ATGAGCTTCCTTCGCCGCTATCTGGTGGCCGGACTGTTGGTGTGGTTGCCCCTTGGGGCCACCTTTCTTGTCATCAATTTACTGGTCAGCTGGATGGACACCAGTCTATTACTGCTGCCTGAGGCCTATCGCCCCGATAATCTGTTAGGTTTCCATATTCCGGGACTGGGGGTTCTGCTCTCCCTGCTGATTCTGCTCCTTACCGGATTGGTGGCCGCCAATCTATTCGGGCGAAAAGTGGTAAGCATGTGGGAGGGGCTGCTGGCCCGGATTCCATTGGTCAGATCGGTCTACTCCGCTGTCAAACAGATGGTCGAGACCATGTTTGCCGACAAAGGCAAATCGTTTCGTAAAGTGGTTTTGGTCGAGTTTCCCCGGCGTGGGCTCTGGACTCTGGCTTTTTTGACCAGCGAAGAGGGTGGGGCGGTGCAGCAGGCGACCGGCCGGGATGTGGTCAACGTCTATGTACCCACCACGCCAAACCCGACAGGCGGCTATTTTGTGCTGGTACCGAAAGAAGATATACGGGAATTGGATATGAGTGTCGATGAGGGATTGAAGATGCTCCTCTCCATGGGTGCAGTCAATCCGGGTGATGGGCTTGCAGAGTCTGAGGTCAAGCCGTAA
- a CDS encoding PilZ domain-containing protein, whose translation MTKNEKAMTQDERREFFRIDDSIQVSYRVITLNELPESIDDKMQGTDRFTVMTRLQTISQHLSAPLHRIEQRDPDIADYLKALDDKINLLGQSFLAQENELLNRPSHSVNLSAGGIAMDITEKLEVGDLVEIKLLLLPSFTGVVAYGEVVGIEEAIGGDAAYPFHTRINFTLIRNSDQDALIRHITRRQGEMLRQRREQLDQQND comes from the coding sequence ATGACGAAGAATGAGAAGGCAATGACACAGGATGAACGCAGAGAGTTCTTCCGCATCGATGATTCGATACAGGTCAGCTATCGTGTGATCACCCTGAATGAGTTACCTGAAAGCATCGATGACAAAATGCAGGGGACAGACAGATTCACCGTAATGACCCGGCTACAGACCATCAGCCAGCACCTGTCCGCACCCCTGCACCGTATCGAGCAGCGGGATCCTGATATAGCCGACTATCTCAAGGCGTTGGATGACAAGATCAATTTACTGGGACAAAGTTTCCTCGCACAGGAAAATGAGTTGCTGAATCGACCCTCCCATTCGGTTAACCTGAGTGCCGGTGGCATTGCCATGGATATCACCGAGAAGTTGGAAGTGGGTGACCTGGTTGAGATAAAGCTGCTGCTGTTGCCCTCATTTACCGGTGTGGTGGCCTACGGCGAGGTGGTTGGCATCGAAGAGGCAATCGGTGGAGATGCGGCCTATCCCTTCCACACCAGGATAAATTTCACGCTCATCCGCAATAGTGATCAGGATGCCTTGATCCGCCACATCACAAGGCGCCAGGGTGAGATGCTGCGTCAACGTAGAGAACAGTTGGATCAGCAGAACGACTGA
- a CDS encoding FmdB family zinc ribbon protein, with product MPIYEYRCEACDHQLEVIQKMSDQALSECPECKCDSLKKVISAAAFHLKGSGWYETDFKNGSKKNVHDGEGSEKKAAKSETKPAASCSGGSCGCH from the coding sequence ATGCCCATCTATGAATATCGTTGTGAGGCTTGTGATCATCAGCTGGAAGTCATCCAGAAAATGAGTGACCAAGCGCTTTCCGAATGTCCGGAATGTAAGTGTGATAGCCTCAAGAAGGTTATCTCTGCAGCCGCTTTCCATCTCAAGGGAAGCGGTTGGTATGAAACCGATTTCAAGAACGGGAGTAAGAAAAACGTCCATGATGGCGAAGGCAGTGAGAAGAAAGCTGCCAAGAGTGAAACCAAGCCGGCGGCCAGTTGCAGTGGCGGTTCCTGCGGGTGCCATTAA